One Bombus pyrosoma isolate SC7728 linkage group LG7, ASM1482585v1, whole genome shotgun sequence genomic window carries:
- the LOC122569291 gene encoding testis-specific gene 10 protein-like gives MSPSTTVSTIEEKVIKEAPSPVESEHVFAEIPIESPERETIIDKLKELLSERSNLKRKNRLLEIWVTRNMKKTQQRMTPSDSTKTREQMEEIYKEALREYKMQVDEILTREAELTYEMQNYTQKVMTLKEEDDRIYGQFLNRQKEISVGLVFSKTGRKLTEKMMDNLIRRQTTRRLILARDRQSYVFLQHCLDDLNMRLKIAETLGEGMTTMDYEALHIANCGYKDRLDERDRELEKLRIKIAETVNGVAQYKEKEVCIAEDIEFEQKNLDRKREMNTKIRERVNNAHLALNEIRETLNEKSTSAGLLVAQQELIEMQKMITMKKELKAKIELIKQEIELYHPMKQKIKKS, from the exons ATGTCGCCTTCCACGACGGTTTCTACCATCGAGGAAAAGGTTATAAAGGAAGCGCCGAGTCCGGTAGAATCTGAACACGTGTTTGCCGAGATACCTATAGAG AGTCCTGAACGTGAAACGATTATCGacaaattgaaagaattacTCTCCGAAAGATCCAAtctgaaaaggaaaaataggCTGTTGGAAATATGGGTCACTCGAAATATGAAGAAG ACTCAGCAACGTATGACACCCTCGGATTCCACAAAGACCCGCGAACAAATGGAAGAGATATACAAGGAAGCGCTGCGCGAATACAAGATGCAGGTCGACGAGATATTGACTCGGGAGGCGGAATTGACATACGAGATGCAGAATTACACGCAAAAGGTTATGACGCTGAAAGAGGAGGATGATCGAATCTACGGACAGTTTCTCAACCGTCAGAAAGAAATATCCGTTGGCTTAGTCTTCTCGAAAACTGGCAGGAAACTGACGGAGAAAATGATGGATAATCTGATACGTCGACAG ACTACACGACGTTTGATCTTGGCCAGAGATCGCCAGAGCTACGTGTTTCTTCAACATTGTCTCGACGACTTGAATATGCGACTTAAAATCGCTGAAACTTTAGGAGAAGGAATGACTACGATGGATTACGAGGCGCTTCACATCGCCAATTGTGGCTACAAGGACAGATTGGATGAAAGAGACCGTGAATTAGAGAAACTTCGAATCAA AATCGCAGAAACAGTAAATGGCGTAGCTCAATATAAGGAAAAAGAGGTATGCATAGCGGAAGACATAGAATTCGAGCAAAAAAATCTCGATCGAAAACGCGAAATGAACACCAAAATTCGGGAACGCGTAAACAATGCTCACTTGGCGCTCAATGAGATACGAGAGACTTTGAACGAGAAAAGCACTTCTGCTGGACTCCTGGTGGCTCA GCAAGAGTTGATAGAAATGCAGAAAATgataacgatgaaaaaagaacTGAAAGCCAAGATCGAACTGATAAAGCAGGAGATTGAATTGTACCATCCAATGAAACAGAAGATCAAGAAAAGTTAG